From the genome of Callithrix jacchus isolate 240 chromosome 7, calJac240_pri, whole genome shotgun sequence, one region includes:
- the LOC100413085 gene encoding LOW QUALITY PROTEIN: histone acetyltransferase KAT2B-like (The sequence of the model RefSeq protein was modified relative to this genomic sequence to represent the inferred CDS: inserted 2 bases in 2 codons), producing the protein MFEAGGAGPGGCGAGAGAGAGPGALXPQPAALPLAPPQGSPCAAAAGGSGACGPATPVAAAGTAEGPGGGGSARIAVRKAQLRSAPRAKKLKKLGVYSACKAEESCKCNGWKNPNPSPTLPRADLQQIFVSLXESCRSCSHALAAQVSHLENVSEEEMNRLLGIVLDVEYLFTCVHKEEDADTKQVYFYLFKLLRKSILQRGKPVVEGSLEKKPPFEKPSIEQGVNNFVQYKFSHLPAKERQTIVELAKMFLNRINYWHLEAPSQRRLRSPNDVISGYRENYTRWLCYCNVPQFCDSLPRNETTQVFGRTLLRSVFTVMRRQLLEQARQEKDQLPLEKRTLILTHFPKFLSMLEEEVYSQNSPIWDQDFLSASSRTSQLGIQTVISPPPVAGTTSYNSTSSSLEQPNAGSSSPACKASSGLEANPGEKRKMTDSHILEEAKKPRVMGDIAMELINEVMSTITDAAAMLGPETNFLSAHSARDEAARLEERRGVIEFHVVGNSLNQKPNKKILMWLVGLQNVFSHQLPRMPKEYITGLVFDPKHKTLALIKDGRVIGGICFRMVPSQGFTEIVFCAVTSNEQVKGYGTHLMNHLTEYHIKHDILNFLTYADEYAIGYFKKQGFFKEIKIPKTKYVGYIKDYEGATLMGCELNPRIPYTEFSVIIKKQKEIIKKLIERKQAQIRKVYLGLSCFKDGVRQIPIESIPGIRETGWKPSGKEKSKEPKDPDQLYSTLKSILQQVKSHQSAWPFMEPVKRTEAPGYYEVIRFPMDLKTMSERLKNRYYVSKKFFMADLQRVFTNCKEYNLPASEYYKCANILEKFFFSKIKEAGLIDK; encoded by the exons ATGTTCGAGGCTGGCGGGGCCGGGCCGGGCGGCTGCGGGGCAGGAGCCGGGGCAGGGGCCGGGCCCGGGGCGC ACCCCCAGCCTGCGGCGCTGCCGCTCGCGCCCCCGCAGGGCTCCCCCTGCGCTGCTGCCGCCGGGGGCTCGGGCGCCTGCGGTCCGGCTACGCCAGTGGCTGCAGCGGGCACGGCCGAAGGACCGGGAGGCGGTGGCTCGGCCCGAATCGCCGTGAGGAAGGCGCAACTACGCTCCGCTCCACGGGCCAAGAAACTGAAGAAACTCGGAGTGTACTCCGCCTGCAAGGCCGAGGAGTCTTGTAAATGCAATGGCTGGAAAAACCCCAACCCCTCACCCACTCTCCCCAGAGCCGATCTGCAGCAAATATTTGTCAGTC ACGAATCCTGTCGGAGTTGTAGCCATGCCCTAGCTGCTCAGGTTTCCCACCTGGAGAATGTGTCAGAGGAAGAAATGAACAGACTCCTGGGAATAGTGTTGGATGTGGAATATCTCTTTACCTGTGTCCACAAGGAAGAAGATGCAGATACCAAGCAAGTTTATTTCTACCTATTTAAGCTCTTGAGAAAGTCTATTTTACAAAGAGGAAAACCTGTGGTTGAAGGCTCTTTGGAAAAGAAACCCCCATTTGAAAAACCTAGCATTGAACAGGGTGTGAATAACTTCGTACAGTACAAATTTAGTCACCTGCCAGCAAAAGAAAGGCAAACAATAGTTGAGCTGGCAAAAATGTTCCTAAACCGGATCAACTATTGGCACCTGGAAGCACCATCTCAACGAAGACTGCGATCGCCCAATGATGTTATTTCTGGATACAGGGAGAATTACACAAGGTGGCTGTGTTACTGCAACGTTCCACAGTTCTGCGACAGTCTACCTCGGAACGAAACCACACAGGTGTTTGGGAGAACATTGCTTCGCTCGGTCTTCACGGTTATGAGGCGACAGCTCCTGGAACAAGCAAGACAAGAAAAAGATCAACTGCCTCTTGAAAAACGAACTCTAATCCTCACCCATTTCCCAAAATTTCTGTCCATGTTAGAAGAAGAAGTTTATAGTCAAAACTCCCCCATCTGGGATCAGGATTTTCTCTCAGCTTCTTCCAGAACCAGCCAGCTAGGCATCCAAACAGTTATCAGTCCACCTCCTGTGGCTGGGACAACTTCATACAATTCAACCTCATCTTCCCTTGAGCAGCCAAATGCAGGGAGCAGCAGTCCTGCCTGCAAAGCCTCTTCTGGACTTGAAGCAAACccaggagaaaagaggaaaatgactGATTCTCATATTCTGGAGGAGGCCAAGAAACCCCGAGTTATGGGGGATATTGCGATGGAATTAATCAACGAGGTTATGTCTACCATCACGGACGCTGCAGCAATGCTCGGACCAGAGACCAATTTTCTGTCAGCACATTCAGCCAGGGATGAGGCGGCCAGGTTGGAAGAGCGCAGGGGTGTAATTGAATTCCACGTAGTTGGCAACTCCCTCAACCAGAAACCAAACAAGAAGATCCTGATGTGGCTGGTCGGACTTCAGAACGTTTTCTCCCACCAGCTGCCCCGAATGCCAAAAGAATACATCACAGGGCTTGTCTTTGACCCGAAACACAAAACACTTGCTTTAATTAAAGATGGCCGTGTCATTGGTGGTATCTGTTTCCGTATGGTTCCATCTCAAGGATTCACAGAGATTGTCTTCTGTGCTGTAACCTCAAATGAGCAAGTCAAGGGCTATGGAACACATCTGATGAATCATTTAACAGAATATCACATAAAACATGACATCCTGAACTTCCTCACATATGCAGATGAGTATGCAATTGGATACtttaagaaacagggtttcttcaaagaaattaaaatacctaAAACCAAATATGTTGGCTATATCAAGGATTATGAAGGAGCCACCTTAATGGGGTGTGAGCTAAATCCACGGATTCCATATACAGAATTTTCTGTCATCATTAAAAAGCAGAAGGAGATCATTAAAAAGCTGATTGAAAGAAAACAGGCACAGATTCGAAAAGTTTACCTTGGACTTTCatgttttaaagatggagttcGACAGATTCCTATAGAAAGCATTCCAGGAATTAGAGAGACAGGCTGGAAACCgagtggaaaagagaaaagtaaagagCCCAAAGACCCTGACCAGCTTTATAGCACACTCAAGAGCATCCTCCAGCAGGTGAAGAGCCATCAAAGCGCTTGGCCCTTCATGGAACCTGTGAAGAGAACAGAAGCTCCAGGATATTATGAAGTTATAAGGTTCCCCATGGATCTGAAAACCATGAGTGAACGCCTCAAGAATAGGTACTACGTGTCTAAGAAATTTTTCATGGCAGACTTACAGCGAGTCTTTACCAATTGCAAAGAGTACAACCTCCCTGCGAGTGAATACTACAAATGTGCCAATATCCTGGAGAAATTCTTCTTCAGTAAAATTAAGGAAGCTGGATTAATtgacaagtga